A stretch of the Aegilops tauschii subsp. strangulata cultivar AL8/78 chromosome 4, Aet v6.0, whole genome shotgun sequence genome encodes the following:
- the LOC109748250 gene encoding probable beta-D-xylosidase 7 isoform X1 → MAVLSHHDAGTVVAQTLLLLLTASSSLLGAVVPALAADPPFSCGPSSTAATQGYAFCDATLPVAQRAANLVARLTTAEKVAQLGDEAAGIPRLGVPAYKWWNEALHGLATSGKGLHFNGAVRSATSFPQVSLTAAAFDDDLWFRIGQAIGREARALYNLGQAEGLTMWSPNVNIYRDPRWGRGQETPGEDPTTASRYGVAFVKGLQGNSSASLLQTSACCKHATAYDLEDWGGVARYNFDARVTAQDLEDTYNPPFRSCVVDGKASCVMCAYTGINGVPACANSDLLTKTVRGDWGLDGYVASDCDAVAIMRDAQRYAPTPEDAVALALKAGLDIDCGTYMQQHAAAAVQQGKITEDDIDKALNNLFAVRMRLGHFDGDPRANIYGGLNAADICTPDHRALALEAAQDGIVLLKNDASILPLDRAAVASAAVIGPNANNPGLLIGNYFGPPCESVTPLKGVQGYVKDVRFLAGCGSAVCDVADTDQAAALAASSDYVLLFMGLSQQQESEGRDRTSLLLPGQQQSLITAVADAAKRPVILVLLTGGPVDVTFAKTNPKIGAILWAGYPGQAGGLAIARVLFGDHNPGGRLPVTWYPEEFTKVPMTDMRMRADPATGYPGRSYRFYQGETVYKFGYGLSYSSYSRRLVSSGKPNTDLLAGLSTMPSPAAEEGVASYHVEHIGPKRCDQLKFPAVVEVENHGPMDGKHSVLVYLRWANATAGRPAKQLIGFRRQHLKAGEKARLTFDISPCEHFSRVRKDGNKVVDRGSHFLMVDKHEMEITFEV, encoded by the exons ATGGCCGTGCTGTCCCACCACGACGCCGGCACGGTGGTTGCACAGACGCTGCTTCTGCTGCTGACGGCGTCGTCGTCGTTGCTGGGGGCGGTGGTGCCGGCCCTCGCCGCCGACCCGCCCTTCTCCTGCGGGCCGTCGTCCACCGCGGCGACGCAGGGGTACGCCTTCTGCGACGCGACGCTTCCGGTGGCGCAGCGGGCGGCGAACCTGGTGGCGCGGCTGACGACGGCGGAGAAGGTGGCGCAGCTGGGCGACGAGGCCGCGGGCATCCCGCGGCTGGGCGTGCCGGCCTACAAGTGGTGGAACGAGGCGCTGCACGGGCTGGCCACCTCCGGCAAGGGCCTCCACTTCAACGGCGCCGTCCGCAGCGCCACCAGCTTCCCGCAGGtcagcctcaccgccgccgccttcgacGACGACCTCTGGTTCCGCATCGGCCag GCGATCGGCAGGGAGGCTCGGGCGCTGTACAACCTGGGGCAGGCGGAGGGGCTGACGATGTGGTCCCCGAACGTGAACATCTACCGGGACCCGCGGTGGGGCCGCGGGCAGGAGACCCCCGGCGAGGACCCGACGACGGCGAGCCGCTACGGCGTGGCGTTCGTCAAGGGCCTGCAGGGGAACTCGTCGGCGTCGCTGCTGCAGACGTCGGCGTGCTGCAAGCACGCGACGGCGTACGACCTGGAGGACTGGGGCGGCGTGGCCCGCTACAACTTCGACGCCAGGGTGACGGCGCAGGACCTGGAGGACACGTACAACCCGCCGTTCAGGAGCTGCGTGGTGGACGGCAAGGCCAGCTGCGTCATGTGCGCCTACACCGGCATCAACGGCGTCCCCGCCTGCGCCAACTCCGACCTGCTCACCAAGACCGTCAGAGGCGACTGGGGCCTCGACGG gTACGTCGCCTCCGACTGCGACGCCGTGGCCATCATGCGTGACGCGCAGCGGTACGCGCCAACGCCGGAGGACGCGGTTGCACTCGCGCTCAAGGCCG GACTGGACATCGACTGCGGGACCTACATGCAGCAGCACGCGGCGGCCGCCGTGCAGCAGGGCAAGATCACGGAGGACGACATCGACAAGGCGCTCAACAACCTCTTCGCCGTCCGGATGCGCCTGGGCCACTTCGACGGCGACCCCAGGGCCAACATCTACGGCGGCCTCAACGCCGCCGACATCTGCACCCCGGACCACAGGGCCCTCGCCCTCGAAGCCGCGCAGGACGGCATCGTCCTTCTCAAGAACGACGCCAGCATCCTCCCGCTCGACCGTGCCGccgtcgcctccgccgccgtcATCGGCCCCAACGCCAACAACCCCGGCCTGCTCATCGGCAACTACTTCGGCCCGCCGTGCGAGTCCgtcacgccgctcaagggggtcCAGGGCTACGTCAAGGACGTCAGGTTCCTGGCCGGGTGCGGCTCGGCGGTCTGCGACGTGGCCGACACGGACCAGGCGGCCGCGCTGGCGGCCTCGTCCGACTACGTGCTCCTCTTCATGGGGCTGAGCCAGCAGCAGGAGAGCGAAGGGCGCGACAGGACCAGCCTCCTGCTCCCCGGGCAGCAGCAGAGCCTCATCACCGCCGTCGCCGACGCCGCCAAGAGGCCCGTCATCCTGGTGCTCCTCACGGGCGGGCCGGTGGACGTCACCTTCGCCAAGACCAACCCCAAGATCGGCGCCATCCTCTGGGCCGGTTACCCCGGCCAGGCCGGCGGGCTCGCCATCGCCAGGGTGCTCTTCGGCGACCACAACCCCGGCGGGAGGCTGCCGGTGACCTGGTACCCGGAAGAGTTCACCAAGGTGCCCATGACCGACATGCGGATGCGCGCCGACCCGGCCACCGGTTACCCCGGCCGGAGCTACCGCTTCTACCAGGGAGAGACCGTCTACAAGTTTGGCTACGGCCTCAGCTACTCCAGCTACTCTCGCCGGCTGGTCTCATCCGGCAAGCCCAACACAGACTTGCTCGCAGGCCTGAGCACAATGCCATCGCCAGCGGCGGAAGAAGGCGTCGCGAGCTACCACGTCGAACATATTGGCCCCAAACGGTGCGATCAGCTCAAGTTCCCGGCCGTGGTCGAGGTGGAAAACCACGGCCCCATGGACGGCAAGCACTCGGTGCTCGTGTACCTCCGGTGGGCCAACGCAacggccggccggccggcgaaGCAGCTCATCGGGTTCAGGAGACAGCACCTAAAGGCAGGAGAGAAGGCCAGACTCACATTTGACATCAGCCCGTGTGAGCACTTTAGCAGGGTGAGGAAGGATGGCAACAAGGTGGTAGACAGAGGGTCTCATTTCCTCATGGTTGACAAGCATGAGATGGAGATTACATTCGAGGTTTGA
- the LOC109748250 gene encoding probable beta-D-xylosidase 7 isoform X2, with the protein MAVLSHHDAGTVVAQTLLLLLTASSSLLGAVVPALAADPPFSCGPSSTAATQGYAFCDATLPVAQRAANLVARLTTAEKVAQLGDEAAGIPRLGVPAYKWWNEALHGLATSGKGLHFNGAVRSATSFPQAIGREARALYNLGQAEGLTMWSPNVNIYRDPRWGRGQETPGEDPTTASRYGVAFVKGLQGNSSASLLQTSACCKHATAYDLEDWGGVARYNFDARVTAQDLEDTYNPPFRSCVVDGKASCVMCAYTGINGVPACANSDLLTKTVRGDWGLDGYVASDCDAVAIMRDAQRYAPTPEDAVALALKAGLDIDCGTYMQQHAAAAVQQGKITEDDIDKALNNLFAVRMRLGHFDGDPRANIYGGLNAADICTPDHRALALEAAQDGIVLLKNDASILPLDRAAVASAAVIGPNANNPGLLIGNYFGPPCESVTPLKGVQGYVKDVRFLAGCGSAVCDVADTDQAAALAASSDYVLLFMGLSQQQESEGRDRTSLLLPGQQQSLITAVADAAKRPVILVLLTGGPVDVTFAKTNPKIGAILWAGYPGQAGGLAIARVLFGDHNPGGRLPVTWYPEEFTKVPMTDMRMRADPATGYPGRSYRFYQGETVYKFGYGLSYSSYSRRLVSSGKPNTDLLAGLSTMPSPAAEEGVASYHVEHIGPKRCDQLKFPAVVEVENHGPMDGKHSVLVYLRWANATAGRPAKQLIGFRRQHLKAGEKARLTFDISPCEHFSRVRKDGNKVVDRGSHFLMVDKHEMEITFEV; encoded by the exons ATGGCCGTGCTGTCCCACCACGACGCCGGCACGGTGGTTGCACAGACGCTGCTTCTGCTGCTGACGGCGTCGTCGTCGTTGCTGGGGGCGGTGGTGCCGGCCCTCGCCGCCGACCCGCCCTTCTCCTGCGGGCCGTCGTCCACCGCGGCGACGCAGGGGTACGCCTTCTGCGACGCGACGCTTCCGGTGGCGCAGCGGGCGGCGAACCTGGTGGCGCGGCTGACGACGGCGGAGAAGGTGGCGCAGCTGGGCGACGAGGCCGCGGGCATCCCGCGGCTGGGCGTGCCGGCCTACAAGTGGTGGAACGAGGCGCTGCACGGGCTGGCCACCTCCGGCAAGGGCCTCCACTTCAACGGCGCCGTCCGCAGCGCCACCAGCTTCCCGCAG GCGATCGGCAGGGAGGCTCGGGCGCTGTACAACCTGGGGCAGGCGGAGGGGCTGACGATGTGGTCCCCGAACGTGAACATCTACCGGGACCCGCGGTGGGGCCGCGGGCAGGAGACCCCCGGCGAGGACCCGACGACGGCGAGCCGCTACGGCGTGGCGTTCGTCAAGGGCCTGCAGGGGAACTCGTCGGCGTCGCTGCTGCAGACGTCGGCGTGCTGCAAGCACGCGACGGCGTACGACCTGGAGGACTGGGGCGGCGTGGCCCGCTACAACTTCGACGCCAGGGTGACGGCGCAGGACCTGGAGGACACGTACAACCCGCCGTTCAGGAGCTGCGTGGTGGACGGCAAGGCCAGCTGCGTCATGTGCGCCTACACCGGCATCAACGGCGTCCCCGCCTGCGCCAACTCCGACCTGCTCACCAAGACCGTCAGAGGCGACTGGGGCCTCGACGG gTACGTCGCCTCCGACTGCGACGCCGTGGCCATCATGCGTGACGCGCAGCGGTACGCGCCAACGCCGGAGGACGCGGTTGCACTCGCGCTCAAGGCCG GACTGGACATCGACTGCGGGACCTACATGCAGCAGCACGCGGCGGCCGCCGTGCAGCAGGGCAAGATCACGGAGGACGACATCGACAAGGCGCTCAACAACCTCTTCGCCGTCCGGATGCGCCTGGGCCACTTCGACGGCGACCCCAGGGCCAACATCTACGGCGGCCTCAACGCCGCCGACATCTGCACCCCGGACCACAGGGCCCTCGCCCTCGAAGCCGCGCAGGACGGCATCGTCCTTCTCAAGAACGACGCCAGCATCCTCCCGCTCGACCGTGCCGccgtcgcctccgccgccgtcATCGGCCCCAACGCCAACAACCCCGGCCTGCTCATCGGCAACTACTTCGGCCCGCCGTGCGAGTCCgtcacgccgctcaagggggtcCAGGGCTACGTCAAGGACGTCAGGTTCCTGGCCGGGTGCGGCTCGGCGGTCTGCGACGTGGCCGACACGGACCAGGCGGCCGCGCTGGCGGCCTCGTCCGACTACGTGCTCCTCTTCATGGGGCTGAGCCAGCAGCAGGAGAGCGAAGGGCGCGACAGGACCAGCCTCCTGCTCCCCGGGCAGCAGCAGAGCCTCATCACCGCCGTCGCCGACGCCGCCAAGAGGCCCGTCATCCTGGTGCTCCTCACGGGCGGGCCGGTGGACGTCACCTTCGCCAAGACCAACCCCAAGATCGGCGCCATCCTCTGGGCCGGTTACCCCGGCCAGGCCGGCGGGCTCGCCATCGCCAGGGTGCTCTTCGGCGACCACAACCCCGGCGGGAGGCTGCCGGTGACCTGGTACCCGGAAGAGTTCACCAAGGTGCCCATGACCGACATGCGGATGCGCGCCGACCCGGCCACCGGTTACCCCGGCCGGAGCTACCGCTTCTACCAGGGAGAGACCGTCTACAAGTTTGGCTACGGCCTCAGCTACTCCAGCTACTCTCGCCGGCTGGTCTCATCCGGCAAGCCCAACACAGACTTGCTCGCAGGCCTGAGCACAATGCCATCGCCAGCGGCGGAAGAAGGCGTCGCGAGCTACCACGTCGAACATATTGGCCCCAAACGGTGCGATCAGCTCAAGTTCCCGGCCGTGGTCGAGGTGGAAAACCACGGCCCCATGGACGGCAAGCACTCGGTGCTCGTGTACCTCCGGTGGGCCAACGCAacggccggccggccggcgaaGCAGCTCATCGGGTTCAGGAGACAGCACCTAAAGGCAGGAGAGAAGGCCAGACTCACATTTGACATCAGCCCGTGTGAGCACTTTAGCAGGGTGAGGAAGGATGGCAACAAGGTGGTAGACAGAGGGTCTCATTTCCTCATGGTTGACAAGCATGAGATGGAGATTACATTCGAGGTTTGA